A genomic window from Cricetulus griseus strain 17A/GY chromosome 4, alternate assembly CriGri-PICRH-1.0, whole genome shotgun sequence includes:
- the LOC118238768 gene encoding uncharacterized protein LOC118238768, which produces MGDPPRPAWVRVAVAAAVSGSPRARSLARLGVLSPPAAEETDRAGARRRRRGSQPGESADPAHPARHPTETSSGARGAAPARAPPEATPASSPQRRREASGSEETEVKSKMERR; this is translated from the exons ATGGGAGATCCGCCGCGCCCTGCCTGGGTCCGCGTCGCTGTCGCCGCCGCGGTCTCCGGGAGCCCCCGCGCTCGCTCGCTTGCTCGGCTCGGGGTGCTCTCGCCTCCCGCCGCTGAAGAAACTGACAGAGCAGGAgcgcggcggcggcggcggggcTCGCAGCCGGGAGAGTCAGCTGATCCCGCCCACCCGGCTCGCCACCCGACAGAGACCTCTAGCGGAGCCCGGGGAGCTGCGCCCGCCCGGGCGCCACCGGAGGCGACCCCGGCCAGCAGCCCACAG agaagaagagaggcaTCCGGATCGGAGGAGACGGAGGTGAAATCTAAGATGGAGAGGAGATAA